The Deinococcus puniceus genome segment ACTCGCTAAATACACCTTGGCATCCTTGTCGCCCATGCGCCCGATGAAATTACGGTTGCTGGTGGATACGCAGACCTCGCCGGGGGCCAGCACGCCCTGATGACGGCCCATGCACGGGCCACAGCCGGGGGTGCCTAGCGCCGCGCCCGCCCGTTGCAGGGTCAGCAAGGTGCCGTCTTCCATCGCCTGTTCCATCACCTGACTGCTGGCCGGAATAATCAGCAGGCGCGTGCCGGGGGCAACCTTGCGGCCCTTCAGGACGGCGGCGGCTTCGCGCAAGTCTTCTATGCGGCCATTGGTGCAGGTGCCGATAAACACCTGATCGACGTGCATGCCGCGCAGTTCGGCGCTGAGGGCGGCCACGTCATGCACGTTGTCCACTTCATTGGGTGCACTCATGCGGGGGCGCAGGGCGTCCAAGTCCAGCACCACTTCGCGCACGTAGGTGGCCCCCGCTTGCGGATACACCCATTCGGGGATGTCGTAGCCGTAATCGGTCAGGATTTCGCCTCCCGGCACCACCAATCCTGCTTTTGCGCCCGCCTCAACGCACAGGTTCGCCAGCGTCATGCGTTCGCCACGTGAAAAGCGGTCTCCGGCGTGCATCTCCACACTCTGATAGGTGGCTCCATCTGCGCCCAGCACACGAATCATCTCCAGTGCGGCGTCTTTGGCACTCACGCCGGGTTGAAGATTGCCCGTAAACGTGACCTTGACGCTTTCGGGCACACGCAGCCACGTTTTGCCACTCGCGGCGGCCAGGGCGATATCGGTTGCGCCCATGCCTGTGCCAAAGGCCGCCACCGCGCCATACGTCGTGGAGTGGCTGTCGGAACCCAGCACGATCCAGCCGGGGCGAGCTAAGCCTTCTTCCATCAGAACTTGGTGGCAGATGCCGCGCCCCACGTCGAAGAGCCGCACACCCGTTGCGGCGGCGTATTCGCGGGCTTCCTTCTGGGCCTGCGCCACACTGACGGTAGAAGCCGGGGCCACATGGTCAATCACGATAGACACGCGCTCCGGGTACTTGGGCACGGCCTCTAGGTCACGCTGCATCCGCTCGATAAAGCTCTGAGCGATAGAGTCCACCACCATCACCTGATCGACTTCGACAACCGCCAAATCTCCGGCGTAGACGGGCTTGCCGCCGCGTACCGACAGGATGCGTTCGGCCATAGTTTGTGGCTGTGAGGGAGAAACGGTCACGGTTGAATCTCTGCAAGGACACGGGGCGACAAAGGCATGGCTGCATTTTCGCGCAAATAGCGGCGGGCGGCGTGAGCTTGACTGGAATTGAGCCGGAGAGGTTGGCGTTTGAAAAGTCTATTCGGGGAGCAATCGCGCCCGCATCAGCTTTCCAACGGCGTTTCTGGGCAGGGCCGCCAGCAACGTGATGTGCTTGGGCCGCAGCGTGCGCGGCAGCAACCGGGCCAAGTCGCGCTCTAGGTCAGCAAGCCGCACAGCGTCCGAACTCGGCACGATGAAGACATGAAGACACTGGCCGTATTCCGCGTCTGGAACGCCCACCACTGCACACTCCAGCACATCTGGCAGCCGCGTCATCCGGGCTTCGAGCTGCTCTGGATACACATTCTCACCGCCGCAAACCAGCAGATCGTCGCTTCGGCCCGACAGGAACAGCAGACCCGCCGCGCCGATTGTTCCCAGATCGCCCGTATCAAACCAAGTCTGCTGAGGCGTGAGGCCAGAGCGCACCCGCACTTCTCTCCCGTTCAGTTGCACCGCCACTCCCGGCAACGCTCTCCCCACCGTACCCGGAGCCGCCAGCAAGGTCTGAGGCGTCGCCAACGAAATCAGGCCTGCCTCGCTGGAGCCGTAGAGGTTGTACAGTACGGGGCCGAATGCCCGTTGAGTCCGTTCGGCCAACGCTTCGGGCAAGGGTGCAGAGCCGCAGATGATGGCGCGGAGTGCGGGCAGCTTGGAAATGTCAGGCAGGTTCAGCAGGCGGTGAAGCACGGTGGGCACCAACACCAGAACTTCGATGTTTTCCTGTACTAGACAGCGCCAATAGGCTTCGGGCGTGCCCCGTGACGACACATACAGCGGCGCACCCATCAGCAGACTGACGCAGAGAGTTGCCAAACCGTGTCCGTGAAACAGCGGTAGCGTAAGCAGCGTGGGCGCACCCGCCCGCAGGGGCAATTGCTGAAGCAACGCAGTGACGGTGGGCAGCAACGCCAAGCCGCCCGTCTGACGCTTCACCACTTTGGGCGTCCCCGTACTGCCGGAAGTGAGGATAGAGATGCTGCCCCGGCTGAGTTGACGCCGGATTGGAACCTGTTCCGCTGAGCCTGAAAAAGCCGAAACGGGCAAGATCGGCACACTTTCCAAGCTCAAGCCCTCGACAAACGCATCGTCACACACCAGTACATCAAGTCGCTGAGACGCGCACACGGCGGCCACTTCTTCCGGGCTGAAGGTGATATTGAGCAGCACGGCATCCAGCCCCAAGCGGCCACAGGCCAGCAGAGTTACCACGAAGGTCAGGTGGTTGCGGCCCAGCAGGCCTATACGCCGCGACTGACTGGGAAGCTGCGCGGCAACGGCGTCGGCCCGTGCTACCAGCTCCCGGTAAGTGGTGGGGCCGTCATCGTCTACCAGCGCCACTGCCTCCGGTTGCCGCCGCGCCGCCCACACGGCCAGCGTATACAGCGAGGGGCCGTGCTGCGCGAGTGCCGTACCGAGTTGGGCCAACGCTTGAGCAGGATGCACACCCAGCAATCCGGTCTGAGAGATGGCTGACACCGCCGCCCGCACGTCTCTTAGAATCATCGTTTTTGCCGCCCGGACAGCTTGAGTTCTAGTGTTTCCCACCCGCTGAGCAGGTGTCCGAGTGGCCCCGGCAGCAGCAGCGCGGCCAGTTCCAGCGACTTCATCCACCACGGCGCAATCCGCTGAACTTTGGGATGTACCAGCGCGTAAGCCACAGCTTCGGCGGCCTCGTGCGGCGTGAGGGCGGGGGCAAAGCGGTAGGCGGGCGTGGGAGCGATCATGCGGGTACGCACCAGCGGCAGATAGACGCTGCACACGCGCACGCCCCGGCCCCGCAGTTCTGCGCCCAGACTCTTGAACCACAGATCGAAACCCGCCTTGCTGCCCTGATACGCCGCCCAGCGCGGCAAGGGCGGCGGGCCAACCGACACGCTGGACACGTTGACGATCTGCCCGCCGCCCTGCGCCACCATGCGCGGCAAGAGTAGGAGCAACAGCGCCGCCGGGCCAGAAAAGTTGACGGCCAGCAGGCGCTCTAGGTCTCGCTTCTCGCCCGATTGCAGCACAGGCCGCCGAATAGACTTGCCCGCATTGCTGACGATGATGTGTATTCGGGGGTGCGCCGCCTGAATCTGTGCCACCACTGGGGCGAGGTCAGCAGACTTGGAGAGATCAAGTATGTAGGAACTGGCTTTTCCCCCATTGGCGCGAATAGCGGTTGCCAGCTCAGCCAATTCATCGCCGCTGCGGGCCAGCAACAAGACTTCGGCCCCCGCTTCGGCCAACAGCAAAGCCGCCGCTCTGCCAATGCCGAACGACGCGCCTGTGATGAGAATGGTTTTGCCCGCTACTGCTTGCCGGAGCGTGTAAGCATCTCGGCAACTGGGGGGCGAGAGCAGGAGGCGAGCTAGGGACACGGCCCATCTTTAGCACGGGATGGGTGGGTTTGCTCACCAAGTTGCAATGACAACGCCCGTCTTCATCCCGAATGGGGCGAGGGCGGGCGCAGAAGTGAAGGGTTCGCGTGAGGCTTATACCAAATTGTGATGATTCTTGAACATCATCCGAGCGGAGCGAGTAGCAACAAGTACGGGATTGCGACGATGGACGAACATGCGGTGCTTTTGCGGATGTTCGGGAATCAAAGCAATCCCGTATTAGACCGCCAAGCCCTGCGCGTGGGCGCTGACTTCTCCGGGGGCGTACTGGCCGGGCGGCAGGTCAATGGCGGCGGCGTTGGTCTCGAACTCGTCGCTCCAGCCCACTTCTTCCAGCGCTTTTTTCCATGCACCGATGCTCTCGTTGCGGTAGATGGAATAGGCCGCCATACCGACTTCGGGGCCGCCGCGTGCCACCACGCTTTCTACCCATGCCCATTTGGCCGACACGTTGCGGAGTTCTGCCGTTGTCCGCAGTTCCTTCTGAATGCGTTTCATGCGCTTTTCGATGACCTGCACGCCTGCAAAAGCGTCGGCAAAGTGCGGCGTATGGCGCTTGGGCACAAAAGGACTGATGCCCAGCGCAATCCGGTTGATCTTGGCGAGGTCTTTGGTGAACGAGATCAGCTCCGAAATATCGTCGTCGTTTTCGGGGCCGAGGCCGATCATCATGTAGACCTTGATGCCCTTGAAACCCAGATCGCGGCTGATCTGCGCGGTTTTGGTCAAATCCTCGGTAGTGATACCTTTCTTCAGCCAGCGGCGCAGGCGCTCGGAAGGCGCGTCGGAGGCGACGGTGAAGGTTCGCAGACCGCCCGCCTTCAAGATTTCGGCCAGTTCTGCGTCTACGGTATCGGCACGGATGGACGACACGCCCAGCTTGATACCCCGGTCAGTGAGGGTGCGGCCCACGTATTTGGTATGCGGAAAGTCGCTGAGGGCCGCGCCCACCAAGCCCACTTTCTGTACCCAATCGGGAATCACGTCCAGCAACTCCTGCGCCTGATTGTTGCGGTTGGGGCCGTACATGGTGCGGGCGAGGCAGAAGGTGCAGGGGCGGGGGCAGCCGCGCTGGGCTTCCACGAGGAACATGTTGCTCAGTTCGCTGTGTGGCGTCACGATCTGACTGTAAGCGGGGAGCAGTTCTTTGGGCGCGGTGGCCCATTTGGGTTCGTGGGTGTGGCGGGCAGGCAAGAATACACCCGGCATCCCGTCAATCAGGTCATAAAAGTCTTCGCGGGACGTGGCTTCGCGCAGGGCTTCGGACACCACGGGCACAATCTGCTCTCCGTCGCCAATGATGATTACGTCGGCAAACGGCGTGAGCGGGTAGGGGTTGGAACTGGTCAGCGGACCGCCCACCATGACGACAGGATCGGAATCGTCGCGCTTTTCGCGCAGGGGGTGCATTCCGGCGATGTCCAGCAGGCGGATGATGTTGGTCAGGTCTAGCTCGAAGCTGACGCTGATGGCGAACAGTTCGCAGTTGCCCGCCGCACGGCCCGTTTCGACGGTGGGCAGCGGTTGGCCGCCCTTCTCGAAGGCCTCTACATCGTCGGGCAGGAAGGCACGTTCGCAGGCCACTCCCTCTTCCTGATTGAACATGCGGTAGATGACCTGATAGCCAAGAGAGGCCATGCCCACGCTGTAGCGGTTGGGAAAAGCGAGCGTGACGCGGATAGGTGCGTGTTTGAACATGGTGCCCGTTTCGGCGTCCAGCAACGGCTTGATGCCGGTGCGCCAGTAGTCGGAACCGTAGGTAATAGGGTTGGGTGTATTGCTGCTGACTGAACTCAAAAGTCCTCCGGGAGTACGCGCTGGAAAACCTGTCGCCGCTAGGTTGGGCCTAGAGAGCAGTCGGGCGGCAGCGCGTCACAATCAAGTATTCTACCCGGTTTTGTTGCCCCAACTGAAGCGGGGGTTACGGCTGGGGAGACTGCATTGGGCTAGAGGCGGCAAGGTTAGGCAGTTGTGTCTTGCTGTACTTCGGCGGCCTGAGCCTGTGCTGGCGCACTTTTGTCAGACTGAGCGACCCTGAGCTTGAAACCAGTGGCCTTGACGGGTTTGGCCTTTGCAGCCTTGGCTTTGGCCGACGCCTGCGCCTGAACCGGGGCTATGCGGGAAGCGGGCCGCCAAGCACTCGCCACGAAGAACACGATGCCCGCCAGTACGCCCGTAAAGGCCAGATACCACAGCAAGCGCCCCAGCACGCCCGCCGCGCCCACCACGAACACGCCGAGGCCCACCAGCAGTTGTCCGGCCAGCCACACCAGCGCCAGCGCCGTGACCGCCAGCAAGATGACGCCGAGGAGGGCAAAGAGAAGGCGGGTCATGGGGAGGAGTATAGGGTGTTGGTCGGAAGGGGCGGCGAGCGGTCTGAGGAAGGGGCAATCGCTGGCGCTCACTCACCCCTCTACTGCGTAGCTCTGCGAGTCCCAGCCTCCCCCCTCAAGGGTGAGGAGCTAAACCAAGCTCTCTGCCCTTATCTGTTTCCCTCGCCCCTTGCGGGAGAGGGGCGCTGTGAAACAGCGGGGTGAGGGGCAGGCGAGCGGCGAACCCGCCCCCTAGACCAAGCCCACAACCAAAAAAGAGAGCCGAAGCACCCGGCCCCGGCTCTCCTCCTACGCTTGTGCTACAGCTTAAGCGCCTGCACCGCGCATGTTTTCAATGATCTTGTCGGCAAACTGACTGGTCTTAACTTCGGTTGCGCCTTCCATGTTGCGGGCGAAATCGTAGGTCACGACGCGCTGCTGAATGGTCTGGTCGAGGCCCTTGAGGATCAGGTCGGCGGCTTCCGTCCAGCCCATGTAGCGCAGCATCATTTCGCCCGACAGAATCACGCTGCTGGGGTTGATGACGTCTTTGCCCGCGTATTTGGGAGCCGTGCCGTGCGTGGCCTCGAAAATGGCGTGGCCCGACACGTAGTTGATGTTGGCTCCGGGCGCGATGCCGATGCCGCCCACTTGCGCGGCAAGGGCGTCAGACACGTAATCGCCGTTGAGGTTGAGGGTGGCGATCACGTCGTACTCGGTGGGACGCAGCAGGATTTGCTGGAGGAAGTTGTCGGCGATCACGTCTTTGATGACGATGCCGCCGGGGAGTTGGAGCCAGGGGCCGCCGTCAATTTCCACGCCGCCGAATTCGCGTTTGGCGAGGTCGTAGGCCCAGTCGCGGAAACCGCCTTCCGTGAACTTCATGATGTTGCCCTTGTGCACGATAGCCACGCTCTTGCGCCCGTTGTCGAGGGCAAACTGGATGGCGGCCCGCACCAGACGCTCGGTGCCTTCCTGAGACACGGGCTTGATGCCGAAGCTGGACGTGTTGGGGAAACGGATTTTAGTCACACCCATTTCATTCATCAGGAAATCGCGCATCTTGTCGGCTTCGGGCGTTCCGGCCTTGTACTCGATTCCGGCGTAGATGTCTTCGGTGTTCTCGCGGAAAATGACCATATCCACGTCTTGGGGGCGCTTGACCGGGCTAGGCACGCCCGCGAAGTACTGCACGGGGCGCACACAGGCGTACAGGTCGAGTTCCTGACGGAGCGCCACGTTGATGGAGCGGATGCCCGTGCCCACTGGCGTCGTCAGCGGCCCCTTGATGCCGAACAGGTATTCGTCGAACGCCTTGATCGTTTCAGCGGGCAGCCACTCGCCAGCGCCGTAGACCTGCGTGGACTTCTCGCCCGCGTAGACTTCCATCCATTCGATCTTCTTTTCGCCGCCGTAAGCGACTTCTACGGCAGCGTCCAGCACGCGCACGCTGGCCTTCCAGATGTCTGCGCCCGTGCCGTCGCCTTCCACGAACGGAATGACCGGATGATTGGGCACGCTAAGTTTGCCGCCCTGCATGGTGATTTTTTCGCCCTGCGCGGGCACCTTGATATGAGTTTCCATTTCAGTTGCAACTGTAGCGTGCCGGGGATGAGTGCCGCCGAAATGGGCCTGTTACCGTATAGGTTTAGACGCAGTTCAAAATTTTGGGGGACAGGAAACAGTTCTTAGACCCTTAGAGACTCGCCCCCTAGACGCCTTCCCCACACCGCATACCCCACCAAAGATAACGGTGTGCTGGGATTCTCCTCACCTGACCCCACAAGCTTGAGCGCAAGCTGAACAGACCCGAATGCACCAACTGGGAATCCAAACCACAGGAGGTCTACACACATGAGTGAAGACAAAAGTACGCTAGGAAATATGGTGGACGCTGCCAAGGCCAAGATCAACGAGGGTGCAGACCGCGCCCGCGCCGCAGGACACGATCTGGCGAGCCATGTGGGAAGCAACCCCGCCGAGAACGCGATGGACAAGGCACAGGCGACGGAAGACCGCGCCAAAGCCGAACTTCATAACCGCGAAGCCAATGCCGAGTACACCGAAGGCAAAAGCGAAGCGAAAGACGGCGACGGACGCTAACCAGCAACACCAGTTCTCAGCGAACACCAGTCTCTAGCCACCCCTAACCGCAGACGTTCGGAGCAGAAAAGCTTCTGAGCGTCTGCTTTTTTGCTGACCTGTAGACGGCGAGGCAGACTTCTTCATCCTGTCGGCCCTTCCCCTGCGTAAACTGCCGAGCATGACCATCCCTACCCGGCGTGAATCGCGCCGTGAGCAGCACAAGAAGGGCAGTTCCGGGGCCAAAGTCACCCTCAGGAACACCCTGATCGCCTACGCCTTCATGCTGCCGTTCCTGATCTTGCTGGTCGTGTACCACACGTGGCCCGTGTTTTTCGGTACGTACCTCGCGTTCACGGAATACAACGTCATCACTCCGCCCAAATGGGTGGGCGTGGATAACTTCCGGGAGTTGGCGCAGGACGAGCAATTTTGGTCGGGCCTCCGCAACAGCCTGAAATACATTCTGGTGGTTCCGGTCATTCAGGGCCTCAGCATCGCCGTTGCCATGTTAGTCAACCGCCCCATGAAAGGCATCGGCTTTTTCCGCACCGCCTATTATGTGCCCGTTGTCACCAGCTTTGCGGTAGTCGGCCTGATCTGGACGTGGATGTACCAGCAGGAAGGCCCGGTGAACTTCGTGCTGCAAGCGTTGGGGCTGATGGACGAGCCCAAAAGCCTGCTGAACAACCCCGTGACGGCGCTGTACGCGGTGATGTTCGTGACGCTCTGGAAGGGCATCGGCTACTACATGGTGCTGTATCTGGCGGGCCTGCAAACTATTGCGCCCGAACTGGAAGAAGCGGCAGTGATAGACGGCGCGACTCGCCTGCAAGTGTTCTGGAACATCACTTTGCCGGGGCTGCGGCCTACGATTTTGGTGTGTAGCCTGCTGTCCACCATCAGCGCCATCAAGGTGTTCGAGGAAATTTACGTGATGACCAGCGGCGGGCCTGCGGGCAGCACGTACACGGCGCTGTTCTACACGTTCTCGCGGGCGTTCGTAGACTTCAAATTTGGGCAGGCGGCGGCGGCAGGCTTGGTCATCGCCATCATCAGCATTTTCTTCGGCCTGATCAATTTCCGCATTACGCGGGGAGGCAAAGCCGATGCTTGAGCAACCCGCCACCACATCGCCGCAACGCCGGGCCGCCACCGCACAGGAAACGGCGCACGTCGCGTCCGGCCTCCGCTCCCGCCGCAAGCGCAAGAACCTGCTGCTGAACGGGCTGGCTTACTTGGTGCTGTGCATCATCGCCCTGATCATGCTGTATCCGTTCTACTGGACACTCATCACCAGCTTCGAACCCACCGGTAACATCTATCAGGCCAAGCTTTGGCCGTCGGGCTGGAGCATCAAGAATTACGTCGAAGTGTTTCAGGGCACCACCGTTCCCTTTTGGCGCATGGCCCTCAACAGCGTCGTCATCTGCACGCTGGGCGTCGTCTTTACAGTGGGATTTGCGGCGCTGGCGGCCTATCCGCTGGCAAAAATGCAGTTTCCGGGCCGCGACCTGATTTTTTACGCCATCCTGACCCTGATGGTGCTGCCCAACGAGGCGGGCCTGATCGTCAACTATTCCACCACCGTGAATCTGGGCCTGCTGCGCCAAGACAACCCTATTTTGAACGTGCTGGCACAGTATGCCGCCGTCGTGCTGCCGGGACTGGCCTCCATCGTGGGCCTGTTCCTCATTCGCCAAGCCTACTTGGGCGTGCCGATGGAACTGATCGAAGCCGCCCGCATAGACGGCGCAAAAGAACTGACCATCTGGCGGCGCGTGATGCTGCCGCTGGCGCTGCCCACCATCGTCGCCTTCTCGATTCTGGAATTCGTGGCCTACTGGAATTCCTTCCTATGGGCTAGAATCGTGCTGCGCGACAAGGAATTGTTGCCGCTGTCGGCGGGATTGCTGGAACTCAGCGGGACGTTCAGCACCAACAGTCGGGCCGTCATGGCGGGCGCGGTGCTGACCATCATTCCCATCCTGATCGTGTTCGCCTTCGGGCAAAAGTACTTTATGAAGGGGATTGAAGGCGCGGTGAAGGGGTGAGGCGAAGCCTAGCAAGGTGGGCCGCCCTGATCTCGCTGGCAGCCTTTTCGTTCCCCGCACAGGTGGTGACTTCTGCCGTCAGTCCTTATCAGGATTTGTCTATTCAGGCGGTGAGCTTGCCCGTAGAGGTCAAGGCCGGGGCATACCTGACCATCAAAGTCTTACCGGGCGGGGGTGGATGCACCACTTATGACCGCATGACCGTCACTCGGTCTAGTGGAAAAATCAACTTGCAACTTCAAATGTTGCGCCGTAGAGATGAATCTCAGCCCTGCACTTTGGGGCTTGAAACTTTCCCAGTGCGGTACATGGAAACACTCTTTCCTAGCGCAGGAAGCAATGGAATGGGAGACAAAGTCGCTGTCAGCGTAAATGGAAAACTGGCCGGAGTCGTAAGGATCGTGCGCTGATGAGCCTTCCATCTCAAACTCTCCCCTACCGCACCCTAGACCGCAGTTGGGACGTACTGGTGGCAGGCGGCGGCACGGCGGGCGCGATGGCCGGGATTGCCGCCGCCCGCAGTGGGGCCAGCGTGCTGGTCATTGAAGCGTTTGGCAGTTTGGGCGGCACGGGCACCAATGCTTGGGTCACGCCCCTGATGCGGAATGTATCAGGCGGGCAGAACTTGAACCGGGGCCTGACCGATGAACTTAAAGCCCGATTGATCGCACGCGGCGACGGCGGCATAGACAAGGGCGGCAACGACAACTGGTTCAACCCGGAAGGCATGAAAGTGGTGCTGGAGCAGATGCTCTTGGAATCGGGCGGCGAGGCGCTGTATCACACGCATGTGGTGGCCCCGGTGATGGACGGGCAACGGGTCACATCCTTGGTCATTCACAACAAGGGCGGCCTGCAAGCCCTGCCCGCCCGCGTGGTCATCGATTCCACCGGAGACGCCGACGTTGCCGTCGCTGCAGGTGCAAGCTTTCACGGCGGCGACTCAGACGGCATTCATCAGGCCATGAGTCTGCGGTTTACGCTGGCCGGAATAGACACGGCGCGGCTGTGCGACTTCTTGCGGGCGCAGGGGCAGGGGCAAGAATCGCCCGACTTCATGCATTTTTGGATGGTATGGGGCAAGGGCAGCACGCTGGAAGGGCTATTTCGGCAGGGGGTAGACGCGGGGCTGCTGCAGGAGCGCGACGGCGACTATTTTCAGGGCTTCAGCGTTCCGGGGCGGCCCGGCGAGATCAGTTTCAATTGCCCGCGCATCCGGGCCGACCTCAACGACGGCGCGGATCCGTGGCACCTCACGGGCGCACAGATAGACGGGCGCGAGGCCATAGACCGCCTGACTGCCTTTTGCCGCGCCTCTTTTCCCGGTTGCGAGTCGGCCTTCGTGGGCACCTACGCGCCTATGGTGGGCGTGCGCGAAACCCGTCGCATCGTGGGCGACTACACCCTCACGCTGGAAGACATTCTGGATTGCCGCACCTTCCCCGATTCCATCTGCCGCAACCACTACCCAGTCGATATTCACAGTCCACGCGGCGCAAAACTGATCCATGAGCGTGAGGGCAGCGCCCCCTATTTTGCCCCAGACGCCTTCCACG includes the following:
- a CDS encoding 3-isopropylmalate dehydratase large subunit, producing MAERILSVRGGKPVYAGDLAVVEVDQVMVVDSIAQSFIERMQRDLEAVPKYPERVSIVIDHVAPASTVSVAQAQKEAREYAAATGVRLFDVGRGICHQVLMEEGLARPGWIVLGSDSHSTTYGAVAAFGTGMGATDIALAAASGKTWLRVPESVKVTFTGNLQPGVSAKDAALEMIRVLGADGATYQSVEMHAGDRFSRGERMTLANLCVEAGAKAGLVVPGGEILTDYGYDIPEWVYPQAGATYVREVVLDLDALRPRMSAPNEVDNVHDVAALSAELRGMHVDQVFIGTCTNGRIEDLREAAAVLKGRKVAPGTRLLIIPASSQVMEQAMEDGTLLTLQRAGAALGTPGCGPCMGRHQGVLAPGEVCVSTSNRNFIGRMGDKDAKVYLASPAVAAATAVMGRIALPEDVLAVVGAVGGY
- a CDS encoding AMP-binding protein, coding for MILRDVRAAVSAISQTGLLGVHPAQALAQLGTALAQHGPSLYTLAVWAARRQPEAVALVDDDGPTTYRELVARADAVAAQLPSQSRRIGLLGRNHLTFVVTLLACGRLGLDAVLLNITFSPEEVAAVCASQRLDVLVCDDAFVEGLSLESVPILPVSAFSGSAEQVPIRRQLSRGSISILTSGSTGTPKVVKRQTGGLALLPTVTALLQQLPLRAGAPTLLTLPLFHGHGLATLCVSLLMGAPLYVSSRGTPEAYWRCLVQENIEVLVLVPTVLHRLLNLPDISKLPALRAIICGSAPLPEALAERTQRAFGPVLYNLYGSSEAGLISLATPQTLLAAPGTVGRALPGVAVQLNGREVRVRSGLTPQQTWFDTGDLGTIGAAGLLFLSGRSDDLLVCGGENVYPEQLEARMTRLPDVLECAVVGVPDAEYGQCLHVFIVPSSDAVRLADLERDLARLLPRTLRPKHITLLAALPRNAVGKLMRARLLPE
- a CDS encoding SDR family NAD(P)-dependent oxidoreductase — protein: MSLARLLLSPPSCRDAYTLRQAVAGKTILITGASFGIGRAAALLLAEAGAEVLLLARSGDELAELATAIRANGGKASSYILDLSKSADLAPVVAQIQAAHPRIHIIVSNAGKSIRRPVLQSGEKRDLERLLAVNFSGPAALLLLLLPRMVAQGGGQIVNVSSVSVGPPPLPRWAAYQGSKAGFDLWFKSLGAELRGRGVRVCSVYLPLVRTRMIAPTPAYRFAPALTPHEAAEAVAYALVHPKVQRIAPWWMKSLELAALLLPGPLGHLLSGWETLELKLSGRQKR
- a CDS encoding B12-binding domain-containing radical SAM protein; the encoded protein is MFKHAPIRVTLAFPNRYSVGMASLGYQVIYRMFNQEEGVACERAFLPDDVEAFEKGGQPLPTVETGRAAGNCELFAISVSFELDLTNIIRLLDIAGMHPLREKRDDSDPVVMVGGPLTSSNPYPLTPFADVIIIGDGEQIVPVVSEALREATSREDFYDLIDGMPGVFLPARHTHEPKWATAPKELLPAYSQIVTPHSELSNMFLVEAQRGCPRPCTFCLARTMYGPNRNNQAQELLDVIPDWVQKVGLVGAALSDFPHTKYVGRTLTDRGIKLGVSSIRADTVDAELAEILKAGGLRTFTVASDAPSERLRRWLKKGITTEDLTKTAQISRDLGFKGIKVYMMIGLGPENDDDISELISFTKDLAKINRIALGISPFVPKRHTPHFADAFAGVQVIEKRMKRIQKELRTTAELRNVSAKWAWVESVVARGGPEVGMAAYSIYRNESIGAWKKALEEVGWSDEFETNAAAIDLPPGQYAPGEVSAHAQGLAV
- the icd gene encoding NADP-dependent isocitrate dehydrogenase, yielding METHIKVPAQGEKITMQGGKLSVPNHPVIPFVEGDGTGADIWKASVRVLDAAVEVAYGGEKKIEWMEVYAGEKSTQVYGAGEWLPAETIKAFDEYLFGIKGPLTTPVGTGIRSINVALRQELDLYACVRPVQYFAGVPSPVKRPQDVDMVIFRENTEDIYAGIEYKAGTPEADKMRDFLMNEMGVTKIRFPNTSSFGIKPVSQEGTERLVRAAIQFALDNGRKSVAIVHKGNIMKFTEGGFRDWAYDLAKREFGGVEIDGGPWLQLPGGIVIKDVIADNFLQQILLRPTEYDVIATLNLNGDYVSDALAAQVGGIGIAPGANINYVSGHAIFEATHGTAPKYAGKDVINPSSVILSGEMMLRYMGWTEAADLILKGLDQTIQQRVVTYDFARNMEGATEVKTSQFADKIIENMRGAGA
- a CDS encoding carbohydrate ABC transporter permease, which encodes MTIPTRRESRREQHKKGSSGAKVTLRNTLIAYAFMLPFLILLVVYHTWPVFFGTYLAFTEYNVITPPKWVGVDNFRELAQDEQFWSGLRNSLKYILVVPVIQGLSIAVAMLVNRPMKGIGFFRTAYYVPVVTSFAVVGLIWTWMYQQEGPVNFVLQALGLMDEPKSLLNNPVTALYAVMFVTLWKGIGYYMVLYLAGLQTIAPELEEAAVIDGATRLQVFWNITLPGLRPTILVCSLLSTISAIKVFEEIYVMTSGGPAGSTYTALFYTFSRAFVDFKFGQAAAAGLVIAIISIFFGLINFRITRGGKADA
- a CDS encoding carbohydrate ABC transporter permease, coding for MLEQPATTSPQRRAATAQETAHVASGLRSRRKRKNLLLNGLAYLVLCIIALIMLYPFYWTLITSFEPTGNIYQAKLWPSGWSIKNYVEVFQGTTVPFWRMALNSVVICTLGVVFTVGFAALAAYPLAKMQFPGRDLIFYAILTLMVLPNEAGLIVNYSTTVNLGLLRQDNPILNVLAQYAAVVLPGLASIVGLFLIRQAYLGVPMELIEAARIDGAKELTIWRRVMLPLALPTIVAFSILEFVAYWNSFLWARIVLRDKELLPLSAGLLELSGTFSTNSRAVMAGAVLTIIPILIVFAFGQKYFMKGIEGAVKG
- a CDS encoding FAD-dependent oxidoreductase, coding for MSLPSQTLPYRTLDRSWDVLVAGGGTAGAMAGIAAARSGASVLVIEAFGSLGGTGTNAWVTPLMRNVSGGQNLNRGLTDELKARLIARGDGGIDKGGNDNWFNPEGMKVVLEQMLLESGGEALYHTHVVAPVMDGQRVTSLVIHNKGGLQALPARVVIDSTGDADVAVAAGASFHGGDSDGIHQAMSLRFTLAGIDTARLCDFLRAQGQGQESPDFMHFWMVWGKGSTLEGLFRQGVDAGLLQERDGDYFQGFSVPGRPGEISFNCPRIRADLNDGADPWHLTGAQIDGREAIDRLTAFCRASFPGCESAFVGTYAPMVGVRETRRIVGDYTLTLEDILDCRTFPDSICRNHYPVDIHSPRGAKLIHEREGSAPYFAPDAFHEIPYRAILPQQVRNVLVPGRAASSSFEAQSAIRVQQNCHTMGEAAGIAAAWAARDFGGDVRAVDVAALQTEMRTRGGLV